GATAGTCAAGGCGGCAATTGAAACTGCGGTTAAAGCCTCCATTTCTACGCCTGTCTTAGCCCAGACAGTAACCTGTGCCTCTATTTCTATATCAGTCTCATTTAGATTAAACCTAATATCAGCAGATTCTATCATTAATGGATGACACATAGGGATTAATTCGGATGTTTTTTTAGCGGCTAAAATCCCGGCAGTTGCGGCAACATTTAATACATCGC
This region of bacterium genomic DNA includes:
- the moaC gene encoding cyclic pyranopterin monophosphate synthase MoaC — its product is DVLNVAATAGILAAKKTSELIPMCHPLMIESADIRFNLNETDIEIEAQVTVWAKTGVEMEALTAVSIAALTIYDMCKSVDREMTISDIQLIKKAGGKSGIWKRI